From Caballeronia insecticola, a single genomic window includes:
- the surE gene encoding 5'/3'-nucleotidase SurE, whose amino-acid sequence MSALEPIVQRVLITNDDGIDAPGLAVLEAVAAELAHEVWVIAPEHDQSGTSHSISLHSPLRVSRKGERRFGVQGTPGDCVVMGARHIMKDAPPTLVLSGINRGANLGVETMFSGTVGAAMTGLLLGLPSIALSQTFRDRENVRWDTARALAPGVIRQLLAIAHDAPTCLNVNFPDCDASAAGPLTVTRQGVGLVEGIDVVAEVDPRGIDYHWLRFQRGPRPNSPDSETAAIAAKRVSVTPLHFERTDERTFATLEAALKRGL is encoded by the coding sequence ATGTCCGCCCTTGAACCCATCGTGCAACGTGTGCTCATCACCAACGACGACGGCATCGACGCGCCCGGCCTCGCCGTGCTCGAAGCCGTTGCGGCCGAACTCGCGCACGAAGTCTGGGTGATCGCGCCCGAACACGATCAGAGCGGCACCTCGCATTCCATCAGCCTGCATTCGCCGCTGCGCGTGTCGCGCAAGGGCGAGCGGCGTTTCGGCGTGCAGGGCACGCCCGGCGACTGCGTCGTGATGGGCGCGCGCCACATCATGAAAGACGCGCCGCCGACGCTCGTGCTCTCCGGCATCAACCGCGGCGCGAATCTGGGCGTCGAGACGATGTTCTCCGGCACCGTCGGCGCCGCGATGACCGGGCTGCTGCTCGGCCTGCCGTCGATTGCGCTCAGTCAGACTTTCCGCGATCGCGAGAACGTGCGCTGGGACACCGCGCGTGCGCTCGCGCCGGGCGTGATCCGTCAGTTGCTCGCCATCGCCCACGACGCGCCGACGTGCCTTAACGTCAACTTCCCCGATTGCGATGCGTCCGCCGCCGGTCCGCTCACCGTGACGCGGCAAGGCGTGGGGCTGGTGGAAGGCATCGACGTGGTCGCGGAAGTCGATCCGCGCGGCATCGACTATCACTGGCTGCGTTTTCAGCGCGGCCCGCGCCCGAATTCGCCCGATAGCGAGACGGCGGCGATCGCGGCCAAACGCGTGTCGGTCACGCCGCTGCACTTCGAGCGCACCGACGAGCGCACTTTCGCCACGCTCGAAGCGGCACTGAAGCGCGGTCTTTAA
- a CDS encoding DUF2147 domain-containing protein produces the protein MTRSIGRRGARLVAGALGALLAASALAQSATPVGTWQTIDDQTGKPKAVIQIVDDGGQLSGKVVRGIGEFDQPERRCTACTDERKDQLVKGMTIITGMRQNGDTWDSGQILDPENGKLYKCKMKLEDGGQKLVVRGYIGVSLLGRSQTWVRQP, from the coding sequence ATGACCCGTTCCATCGGCCGGCGCGGCGCGCGCCTCGTGGCGGGCGCGCTGGGCGCCCTGCTTGCGGCGAGTGCGCTCGCGCAATCGGCGACGCCCGTGGGCACCTGGCAGACCATCGACGACCAGACGGGCAAGCCGAAAGCCGTCATCCAGATCGTCGACGACGGCGGCCAGCTCTCGGGCAAGGTCGTGCGCGGCATCGGCGAATTCGATCAGCCCGAACGGCGCTGCACCGCCTGCACCGACGAGCGAAAAGATCAACTGGTCAAGGGAATGACGATCATCACCGGCATGCGGCAGAACGGCGATACGTGGGACAGCGGCCAGATTCTCGATCCCGAAAACGGCAAGCTCTACAAATGCAAGATGAAACTCGAAGACGGCGGACAGAAGCTCGTGGTGCGCGGGTATATCGGCGTGTCGCTTCTCGGGCGGTCGCAAACCTGGGTGCGCCAGCCATAA
- a CDS encoding transposase has protein sequence MSDEEWQMVAPLLPELRPRTELRGRPLANTRAVLNGVLWVMYSGASWSTLPRKYPSYQTCHRRFKAWHESGVLLRVMSQLFGPAGESLYALMTSRMRVSAELGLGNVEIQPENMPERRAA, from the coding sequence ATGTCTGACGAGGAATGGCAGATGGTTGCCCCTCTGCTACCCGAACTGCGTCCGCGCACGGAGTTACGCGGCAGGCCGCTCGCGAACACGCGCGCCGTGCTCAACGGCGTGCTCTGGGTCATGTATAGCGGCGCGTCGTGGTCCACGTTGCCCCGCAAGTACCCGTCCTATCAAACGTGCCATCGGCGCTTCAAGGCGTGGCACGAATCGGGCGTACTGTTGCGCGTGATGAGCCAGTTGTTCGGTCCGGCGGGAGAGTCGCTCTACGCGCTGATGACATCGCGCATGCGTGTGTCGGCGGAACTCGGGCTCGGCAATGTCGAGATCCAGCCGGAGAACATGCCGGAGCGTCGCGCGGCGTAA
- the zapE gene encoding cell division protein ZapE, translated as MNVTEYYENELRTRGYQSDEAQLAAVMRLQRCFDEWVAYKSRRSNAIKKFLVHPDLPRGVYMWGGVGRGKSFLMDSFYAVVPVQRKTRLHFHEFMREVHRELEELKGQADPLDELARRIAKRYRLICFDEFHVSDIADAMILYRLLDRLFKNGVQFVMTSNYEPDTLYPEGLHRDRLLPAIELIKEHLDVLNVDAGTDYRKRTLSQVQAYHTPLGAAADKALRADFAKLAAVPDESPILHIEKREIKALRRADGVVWFDFATLCGGPRSQNDYLELANRFHAVILSDVPQMTPRMASEARRFTWLIDVFYDHKVKLLMSAAVPAEELYVEGPMANEFARTVSRIVEMQSKEYLEAPRRVADISLT; from the coding sequence ATGAACGTCACCGAATACTACGAAAACGAACTGCGCACGCGGGGTTATCAATCGGACGAGGCGCAGCTCGCGGCGGTCATGCGGCTGCAGCGCTGCTTCGACGAGTGGGTCGCGTACAAGTCGCGCCGCTCCAATGCGATCAAGAAGTTTCTCGTGCATCCGGATTTGCCGCGCGGCGTGTACATGTGGGGCGGCGTCGGGCGCGGCAAGAGCTTTCTGATGGACAGCTTCTATGCGGTCGTGCCGGTGCAGCGCAAGACGCGGCTGCATTTTCACGAGTTCATGCGCGAAGTGCATCGCGAACTGGAGGAGTTGAAAGGGCAGGCCGATCCGCTCGACGAACTCGCGCGGCGCATTGCGAAGCGATATCGGCTGATCTGCTTCGACGAATTCCACGTCTCCGATATCGCCGACGCAATGATCCTGTATCGACTGCTCGACCGTCTTTTCAAGAACGGCGTGCAGTTCGTGATGACGTCCAACTACGAGCCCGACACGCTGTATCCGGAAGGGCTGCATCGCGACCGGCTGCTGCCGGCCATCGAGTTGATCAAGGAGCATCTCGACGTCCTCAACGTCGATGCCGGCACCGACTACCGCAAGCGCACGCTCTCGCAGGTGCAGGCGTATCACACGCCGCTCGGCGCCGCCGCCGACAAGGCATTGCGCGCCGATTTCGCGAAGCTCGCGGCAGTGCCCGACGAAAGCCCGATCCTGCATATCGAAAAGCGCGAGATCAAGGCGCTGCGCCGCGCGGACGGCGTCGTGTGGTTCGATTTCGCGACCCTGTGCGGCGGCCCGCGCTCGCAAAACGATTATCTCGAGCTTGCGAACCGGTTTCACGCGGTGATCCTCTCGGATGTGCCGCAGATGACGCCGCGCATGGCGTCCGAGGCGCGCCGCTTCACGTGGCTCATCGACGTCTTTTACGACCACAAAGTGAAGCTGCTGATGTCGGCGGCCGTGCCCGCGGAAGAGCTGTATGTCGAAGGACCGATGGCCAACGAGTTCGCGCGGACGGTGTCGCGCATCGTCGAAATGCAGTCGAAGGAGTATCTGGAGGCGCCGCGGCGCGTCGCGGATATTTCGCTGACCTAA
- the lpdA gene encoding dihydrolipoyl dehydrogenase, with protein sequence MSKEFDVVVIGAGPGGYIAAIRAAQLGKSVACIEKWKNPAGALKLGGTCLNVGCIPSKALLASSEEFENASKHLADHGISVSDVKLDVSKMLARKDGIVEKMTKGIEFLFRKNKITWLKGHGKFTGKNAAGVQIEVSGEGETETVTAKNVIIATGSKARHLPNIPVDNKIVADNEGALSFDAVPKKLAVIGAGVIGLELGSVWRRLGADVTVLEALPQFLGAADESLAKEAAKQFKKQGLDIHLGVKIGEVKTLQGNEGGVSIAYTDSTGNAQTLEADRLIVSIGRVPNTDNLGLESIGLKANERGFIDVDDHCATSVPNVYAIGDVVRGPMLAHKAEDEGVAVAEIIDGQKPHIDYNCVPWVIYTEPEIAWVGKTEQQLKAEGREIKTGQFPMMANGRALGIGKAEGFVKMIADAKTDEILGVHVIAADASDLIAEAVVAMEFKAASEDIGRICHPHPSLSEVMREAALAVDKRALNM encoded by the coding sequence ATGTCCAAGGAATTTGATGTCGTCGTGATCGGCGCGGGCCCGGGCGGCTATATCGCGGCGATTCGCGCAGCGCAACTCGGCAAGTCGGTTGCGTGTATCGAGAAGTGGAAGAACCCGGCCGGCGCGCTGAAGCTCGGCGGCACGTGCCTGAACGTGGGCTGCATTCCGTCGAAGGCGCTGCTGGCGTCGTCGGAAGAATTCGAAAATGCGTCGAAGCATCTGGCCGATCACGGTATCAGCGTGTCGGACGTGAAGCTCGATGTGTCGAAGATGCTGGCGCGCAAGGACGGCATCGTCGAGAAGATGACGAAGGGCATCGAGTTCCTGTTCCGCAAGAACAAGATCACGTGGCTCAAGGGTCACGGCAAGTTCACCGGCAAGAATGCTGCCGGCGTGCAGATCGAAGTGTCGGGCGAAGGCGAGACCGAAACCGTGACCGCGAAGAACGTGATCATCGCGACGGGTTCGAAGGCGCGTCATCTGCCGAACATTCCGGTCGACAACAAGATCGTCGCGGACAACGAAGGCGCGCTGTCGTTCGACGCCGTGCCGAAGAAGCTCGCTGTGATCGGCGCGGGCGTGATCGGTCTGGAACTCGGCTCGGTGTGGCGTCGTCTCGGCGCGGACGTCACCGTGCTCGAAGCGTTGCCGCAATTCCTGGGCGCCGCGGACGAATCGCTCGCCAAGGAAGCCGCGAAGCAGTTCAAAAAGCAAGGCCTCGACATTCATCTCGGCGTGAAGATCGGCGAAGTGAAGACGTTGCAGGGCAACGAAGGGGGCGTGTCGATCGCTTACACGGATAGCACGGGCAACGCGCAAACGCTGGAAGCCGATCGCCTGATCGTGTCGATCGGCCGCGTGCCGAACACCGACAATCTCGGTCTGGAAAGCATCGGCCTGAAGGCCAACGAGCGTGGTTTCATCGACGTCGACGACCATTGCGCGACGAGCGTGCCGAACGTGTACGCCATCGGCGACGTGGTGCGCGGCCCGATGCTCGCGCACAAGGCGGAAGACGAAGGCGTGGCGGTGGCGGAAATCATCGACGGTCAGAAGCCGCATATCGACTACAACTGCGTGCCGTGGGTCATCTACACGGAACCGGAAATCGCGTGGGTCGGCAAGACGGAACAGCAGCTCAAGGCCGAAGGCCGCGAGATCAAGACCGGTCAGTTCCCGATGATGGCCAACGGCCGCGCGCTCGGCATCGGCAAGGCTGAGGGCTTCGTCAAGATGATCGCGGACGCGAAGACCGACGAAATCCTCGGCGTGCACGTGATCGCCGCGGACGCGTCGGATCTGATCGCGGAAGCGGTCGTCGCGATGGAGTTCAAGGCTGCGTCGGAAGATATCGGCCGGATCTGCCATCCGCATCCGTCGCTGTCGGAAGTGATGCGTGAAGCGGCGCTCGCGGTCGACAAGCGCGCGCTGAACATGTAA
- the odhB gene encoding 2-oxoglutarate dehydrogenase complex dihydrolipoyllysine-residue succinyltransferase, translated as MAIVEVKVPQLSESVSEATMLQWKKKPGEAVAQDEILIEIETDKVVLEVPAPSAGVLAQVIKHDGDIVTADEIIAKIDTEAKAGEAPAAAAAGDAEVKPAPVAEPAAAAAAAPAAAAQASTGGATSPAATKILAEKGVSADQVAGSGRDGRITKGDALAASASAPAAKAAAPAPAPAPARTAKPSLPPVAAPASADQWLKDRPEQRVPMSRLRARIAERLLESQQTNAILTTFNEVNMAPVMDLRNKYKDRFEKEHGVKLGFMSFFVKAAVHALKKFPLVNASIDGNDIVYHGYFDIGIAVGSPRGLVVPILRNADQMSLADIEKKIAEFGQKAKDGKLSIEDMTGGTFSISNGGVFGSMLSTPIINPPQSAILGVHATKERAVVENGQIVIRPMNYLALSYDHRIIDGREAVLSLVAMKDALEDPARLLLDL; from the coding sequence ATGGCTATCGTAGAAGTCAAGGTTCCCCAGCTTTCCGAGTCGGTCTCGGAAGCGACCATGCTGCAATGGAAGAAGAAGCCGGGCGAGGCTGTCGCCCAGGACGAAATCCTTATCGAAATCGAGACCGACAAAGTCGTGCTCGAAGTGCCCGCGCCGTCCGCCGGCGTGCTCGCGCAAGTAATCAAGCATGACGGCGATATCGTCACCGCCGACGAAATCATCGCGAAGATCGACACCGAAGCGAAGGCCGGCGAAGCACCCGCCGCAGCCGCCGCCGGCGACGCAGAAGTGAAACCCGCGCCGGTCGCGGAACCCGCCGCTGCCGCCGCCGCTGCTCCGGCCGCCGCCGCGCAGGCTTCGACGGGCGGCGCAACGTCGCCGGCCGCAACGAAGATCCTGGCCGAGAAGGGCGTCTCCGCCGACCAGGTCGCAGGCTCGGGCCGTGACGGCCGCATCACCAAGGGTGACGCGCTCGCCGCTTCCGCGTCCGCGCCCGCTGCGAAGGCTGCCGCTCCGGCTCCTGCACCCGCGCCCGCGCGCACCGCGAAGCCCTCGCTGCCGCCGGTGGCCGCGCCCGCATCGGCCGATCAATGGCTCAAGGATCGCCCGGAACAGCGCGTGCCGATGTCGCGTCTGCGTGCGCGTATCGCCGAGCGTCTGCTCGAATCGCAGCAAACCAACGCCATCCTGACGACGTTCAACGAAGTCAACATGGCGCCGGTCATGGATCTGCGCAACAAGTACAAAGACCGCTTCGAGAAGGAACATGGCGTGAAGCTCGGCTTCATGTCGTTCTTCGTGAAGGCCGCCGTCCACGCGCTCAAGAAGTTCCCGCTGGTGAACGCATCGATCGACGGTAACGACATCGTCTATCACGGCTACTTCGACATCGGTATCGCAGTCGGTTCGCCGCGCGGTCTGGTGGTGCCGATCCTGCGCAACGCAGATCAAATGAGCCTCGCCGACATCGAAAAGAAGATTGCCGAATTCGGTCAGAAGGCGAAGGACGGCAAGCTGTCGATCGAAGACATGACCGGCGGCACGTTCTCCATCTCGAACGGCGGCGTGTTCGGTTCCATGCTCTCGACGCCGATCATCAACCCGCCGCAGTCCGCCATTCTCGGCGTGCACGCGACGAAGGAACGCGCGGTCGTCGAAAACGGCCAGATCGTGATCCGCCCGATGAACTACCTCGCGCTGTCGTACGACCACCGCATCATCGACGGCCGCGAAGCCGTGCTGTCGCTGGTCGCCATGAAGGACGCGCTGGAAGATCCGGCCCGTCTGCTGCTGGACCTGTAA
- a CDS encoding 2-oxoglutarate dehydrogenase E1 component, protein MMKQFQSNSYLFGGNAPYVEELYEQYLDNPASVPETWRAYFDALQNVPASDGTAHNDVAHGPIVESFAQRAKANAFLPRESTGDLTTARKQVYVQSLIGAYRFLGTQWANLDPLKRRERPAIPELEPGFYDFTEADMDQVFNANNLYFGFEQASLRDIVKALRDTYCGTIGAEFMYISDPEQKRWWKEKLESIRSTPNFSNEKKKHILNRLTAAEGLERFLHTKYVGQKRFSLEGGESFIASMDEVVRHAGANGVQEIVIGMAHRGRLNVLVNTLGKMPADLFAEFEGKHVDDLPAGDVKYHKGFSSDVSTEGGPVHLSLAFNPSHLEIVNPVVEGSAKARMDRRGDEEGLQVLPVQIHGDAAFAGQGVVMETLNLAQTRGYGTYGTLHIVINNQIGFTTSDPRDSRSTLYCSDVVKMIEAPVLHVNGDDPEAVVLATQLAIEFRMKFHKDVVVDIVCFRKLGHNEQDTPAVTQPLMYKTIAKHPGTRALYAEKLVQQGVITAEDADNYVKAYRQAMDEGHHTIDPVLSNYKSKYAVDWVPFLNRKWTDAADTAVPLAELKRLAERVTTIPENFKLHPLVERVINDRRAMGRGDAKLDWGMGEHLAFASLVASGYAVRLTGQDSGRGTFTHRHAVLHDQNRERWNDGTYIPLQNIAEGQAKFTVIDSVLSEEAVLGFEYGYSTAEPNTFVAWEAQFGDFVNGAQVVIDQFISSGEVKWGRVSGLTMLLPHGYEGQGPEHSSARIERFLQLCADHNMQVVQPTTPAQMFHLLRRQMIRLFRKPLIIFTPKSLLRHKEAVSDLSELAKGSFQPVIGEVDEAIEAKKVKRVIACSGRVYYDLVAHRREAKSNDVAIVRIEQLYPFAHKQFDAEIKRFENATEVVWVQDEPQNQGAWFYVEHHLREGMREGMKLAYSGRPASASPAVGYYAKHYEQQKALVEGSFGRLKGAQVIAK, encoded by the coding sequence ATGATGAAGCAATTCCAGTCGAACTCTTATTTGTTCGGCGGTAATGCTCCGTACGTCGAAGAGTTGTACGAGCAATATCTCGATAATCCCGCGTCAGTGCCCGAGACCTGGCGAGCCTATTTCGACGCGTTGCAGAACGTGCCCGCATCCGACGGCACGGCTCACAACGACGTGGCCCACGGCCCCATCGTCGAATCGTTTGCCCAGCGCGCGAAGGCCAATGCCTTCCTCCCTCGCGAAAGCACCGGCGACCTGACGACCGCGCGCAAGCAGGTCTACGTTCAGTCGCTGATCGGCGCATATCGCTTCCTCGGCACGCAATGGGCCAATCTCGATCCGCTCAAGCGGCGCGAGCGTCCCGCCATCCCCGAGCTCGAACCCGGTTTCTACGACTTCACCGAAGCCGACATGGACCAGGTGTTCAACGCGAACAACCTGTATTTCGGCTTCGAGCAGGCGTCGCTGCGCGACATCGTCAAGGCGCTGCGCGACACGTACTGCGGCACGATCGGCGCTGAGTTCATGTACATCAGCGATCCCGAACAGAAGCGCTGGTGGAAGGAGAAGCTCGAATCGATCCGCTCGACGCCGAACTTCTCGAACGAAAAGAAAAAGCACATCCTGAATCGCCTGACGGCCGCCGAAGGCCTCGAGCGTTTCCTGCATACGAAGTACGTCGGTCAGAAGCGTTTCTCGCTGGAAGGCGGCGAGAGCTTCATCGCGTCGATGGACGAGGTCGTCCGTCACGCGGGCGCGAACGGCGTGCAGGAAATCGTCATCGGCATGGCTCACCGCGGGCGTCTCAACGTGCTGGTCAACACGCTCGGCAAAATGCCGGCGGACCTGTTCGCCGAATTCGAAGGCAAGCACGTCGATGACCTGCCGGCCGGCGACGTGAAATACCACAAGGGCTTCTCGTCGGACGTCTCGACCGAAGGCGGCCCGGTTCACCTGTCGCTCGCATTCAACCCGTCGCACCTTGAAATCGTGAATCCGGTGGTCGAAGGCTCGGCCAAGGCGCGTATGGATCGTCGCGGCGACGAAGAAGGCCTGCAAGTGCTGCCGGTGCAGATCCACGGCGACGCCGCCTTCGCGGGCCAGGGCGTCGTGATGGAAACGCTGAACCTCGCGCAGACGCGCGGCTACGGCACGTACGGCACGCTGCATATCGTCATCAACAACCAGATCGGTTTCACTACGTCGGATCCGCGCGACTCGCGCTCGACGCTGTACTGCTCGGACGTCGTCAAGATGATCGAGGCGCCGGTGCTGCACGTGAACGGCGACGATCCCGAGGCCGTCGTGCTCGCCACGCAGCTCGCGATCGAGTTCCGCATGAAGTTCCACAAGGACGTGGTTGTCGACATCGTCTGCTTCCGCAAGCTTGGTCACAACGAGCAGGACACGCCGGCGGTCACGCAGCCGCTGATGTACAAGACCATCGCGAAGCATCCGGGCACGCGCGCGCTGTACGCGGAAAAGCTGGTGCAGCAAGGCGTGATCACCGCCGAAGACGCTGACAACTACGTCAAGGCGTATCGTCAGGCGATGGACGAAGGTCACCACACGATCGATCCGGTGCTCTCGAACTACAAGAGCAAGTACGCGGTCGACTGGGTGCCGTTCCTGAACCGCAAGTGGACCGACGCCGCCGACACCGCCGTGCCGCTCGCGGAACTGAAGCGTCTCGCCGAGCGCGTCACGACCATTCCGGAAAACTTCAAGCTGCATCCGCTGGTCGAGCGCGTCATCAACGACCGCCGCGCAATGGGCCGTGGCGATGCGAAGCTCGACTGGGGCATGGGCGAGCACCTCGCGTTCGCATCGCTGGTGGCATCGGGTTATGCGGTTCGTCTGACGGGTCAGGACTCGGGCCGCGGCACGTTCACGCACCGCCACGCGGTGCTGCACGATCAGAACCGCGAGCGCTGGAACGACGGCACCTACATTCCGCTGCAAAACATCGCGGAAGGTCAGGCCAAGTTCACGGTGATCGACTCCGTGCTGTCCGAAGAAGCAGTGCTCGGTTTCGAGTACGGTTATTCGACGGCCGAGCCGAATACGTTCGTCGCATGGGAAGCGCAGTTCGGCGACTTCGTAAACGGCGCGCAAGTCGTGATCGATCAGTTCATCTCGTCGGGCGAAGTGAAGTGGGGCCGCGTCTCGGGTCTCACCATGCTGCTGCCGCACGGCTATGAAGGCCAGGGTCCGGAGCACTCGTCGGCACGTATCGAGCGCTTCCTGCAACTCTGCGCGGATCACAACATGCAAGTGGTCCAGCCGACGACGCCGGCTCAGATGTTCCATCTGCTGCGCCGTCAGATGATCCGCTTGTTCCGCAAGCCGCTCATCATCTTCACGCCGAAGTCGCTGCTGCGTCACAAGGAAGCGGTGTCCGATCTGTCGGAACTGGCGAAGGGCTCGTTCCAGCCGGTCATCGGCGAAGTGGACGAAGCGATCGAAGCGAAGAAGGTCAAGCGCGTGATCGCGTGTTCGGGCCGCGTGTATTACGACCTCGTCGCGCATCGCCGCGAAGCGAAGAGCAACGACGTCGCGATCGTGCGTATCGAGCAGCTGTATCCGTTCGCGCACAAGCAGTTCGACGCGGAAATCAAGCGCTTCGAAAACGCGACCGAAGTGGTCTGGGTGCAGGACGAGCCGCAGAACCAGGGCGCCTGGTTCTACGTCGAGCACCATCTGCGTGAAGGCATGCGCGAAGGCATGAAGCTGGCCTACAGCGGCCGTCCCGCTTCGGCTTCGCCCGCGGTCGGCTACTACGCGAAGCACTACGAGCAGCAGAAGGCGCTCGTGGAAGGCTCGTTCGGCCGCCTGAAGGGCGCGCAGGTCATCGCGAAGTAA
- the typA gene encoding translational GTPase TypA codes for MTRALRNIAIIAHVDHGKTTLVDQLLRQSGTFRENQQVAERVMDSNDIEKERGITILAKNCAVEYEGTHINIVDTPGHADFGGEVERVLSMVDSVLLLVDAVEGPMPQTRFVTKKALALGLKPIVVINKVDRPGARIDWVINQTFDLFDKLGATEEQLDFPIVYASGLNGYASLDPEAREGTMRPLFEAILEHVPVRPADPDGPLQLQITSLDYNSYVGRIGVGRVARGRIRPGMAVAVRSGPEGAILNRKINQVLSFHGLERVQVEEAQAGDIVLINGIEEIGIGVTICAPEQPDALPMITVDEPTLTMNFLVNSSPLAGKEGKFVTSRQIRDRLTKELNHNVALRVKDTGDETTFEVSGRGELHLTILVENMRREGYELAVSRPRVVLQDIGGVKHEPYENLTVDIEDTHQGGVMEELGRRKGEMLDMTSDGRGRTRLEYRISARGLIGFQSEFLTLTRGTGLMSHTFDSYQPVKEGSVGERRNGVLISQDDGAAVAYALWKLQDRGRMFVTPGDALYEGMIIGIHSRDNDLVVNPIKGKQLTNVRASGTDEAVRLVPPIQLSLEYAVEFIDDDELVEVTPQSIRLRKRHLKEHERRRASREAGAE; via the coding sequence ATGACTCGCGCCCTCCGCAATATCGCCATCATTGCCCACGTCGACCACGGCAAGACCACGCTCGTCGACCAGTTGCTCCGCCAGTCGGGCACGTTCCGGGAAAATCAACAGGTCGCCGAGCGGGTCATGGACTCGAACGACATCGAAAAGGAACGTGGCATCACGATCCTGGCGAAGAACTGCGCCGTCGAATACGAAGGCACGCACATCAATATCGTCGATACGCCGGGACACGCGGACTTCGGCGGCGAAGTGGAGCGCGTGCTGTCCATGGTCGACTCCGTGCTGCTGCTGGTTGACGCAGTCGAGGGCCCGATGCCGCAAACGCGCTTCGTGACCAAGAAGGCGCTTGCGCTCGGCCTCAAGCCGATCGTCGTGATCAACAAGGTGGACCGTCCGGGCGCGCGTATCGACTGGGTGATCAACCAGACCTTCGATCTCTTCGACAAGCTCGGCGCAACAGAAGAACAGCTCGATTTCCCGATCGTCTACGCGTCGGGCCTGAACGGCTACGCGAGCCTCGACCCCGAAGCGCGCGAAGGCACGATGCGCCCGCTCTTCGAAGCGATCCTCGAACACGTGCCGGTGCGCCCGGCCGACCCGGACGGTCCGCTGCAACTGCAAATCACCTCGCTCGACTACAACTCGTACGTCGGCCGTATCGGCGTGGGCCGCGTCGCGCGCGGGCGTATCCGTCCGGGCATGGCGGTCGCCGTGCGCTCGGGTCCGGAAGGCGCGATCCTCAATCGCAAGATCAATCAGGTGCTGTCGTTCCACGGTCTCGAACGCGTGCAGGTGGAAGAAGCGCAGGCGGGCGATATCGTGCTCATCAACGGTATCGAGGAAATCGGCATCGGCGTGACGATCTGCGCACCCGAGCAACCCGATGCGCTGCCCATGATCACCGTCGACGAACCGACGCTCACAATGAACTTCCTCGTGAACTCGTCGCCGCTCGCGGGCAAGGAAGGCAAGTTCGTCACGAGCCGTCAGATTCGCGACCGCCTGACCAAGGAACTGAATCACAACGTGGCGCTGCGCGTGAAAGACACGGGCGACGAAACCACGTTCGAAGTGTCGGGCCGCGGCGAATTGCACCTGACCATTCTCGTCGAGAACATGCGCCGCGAAGGCTATGAACTCGCGGTGTCGCGTCCGCGCGTGGTGTTGCAGGACATCGGCGGCGTGAAGCACGAGCCGTACGAGAACCTGACCGTCGATATCGAAGACACGCACCAGGGCGGCGTGATGGAAGAACTCGGCCGACGCAAGGGCGAAATGCTCGACATGACGTCCGACGGCCGCGGCCGCACGCGTCTCGAGTACCGTATTTCGGCGCGCGGTCTGATCGGCTTCCAGAGCGAATTCCTGACGCTCACGCGCGGCACGGGTCTGATGAGCCACACGTTCGATTCCTACCAGCCGGTCAAGGAAGGCTCGGTCGGCGAGCGTCGCAACGGCGTGCTGATTTCGCAAGACGACGGCGCCGCTGTCGCCTATGCACTGTGGAAGCTGCAGGATCGCGGCCGCATGTTCGTGACGCCGGGCGATGCGCTGTATGAAGGCATGATCATCGGCATTCATAGCCGCGACAACGACCTCGTCGTGAACCCGATCAAGGGCAAGCAGCTGACCAACGTGCGCGCGTCCGGCACCGACGAAGCCGTGCGCCTCGTGCCGCCGATCCAGCTTTCGCTGGAATACGCGGTCGAGTTTATCGACGACGACGAACTCGTCGAAGTCACGCCGCAGTCGATTCGTCTGCGCAAGCGTCATCTGAAGGAACACGAGCGTCGCCGCGCAAGCCGCGAGGCAGGCGCGGAGTAA
- a CDS encoding MarR family winged helix-turn-helix transcriptional regulator, translating to MSDAPKSPAIGDYVLAESVGYLMSRVRSTMWNMVTQHTTSELGITSTQASILFMLAVGKCLTAADIAREYGIDASAVTRLIDRLEKRGLLSRLRSEEDRRVVRLALTDEGHATAEKIPAIFTRVLDHLLAGFTPEEVGFLKSMLRRILANSCDPSVASLLGGSEKPATSLR from the coding sequence ATGAGCGACGCCCCGAAATCCCCGGCGATCGGCGACTACGTGCTCGCCGAGAGCGTCGGCTACCTGATGAGCCGGGTGCGCTCGACCATGTGGAACATGGTCACGCAGCACACGACCTCCGAGCTGGGTATCACGAGCACGCAGGCGAGCATCCTGTTCATGCTGGCGGTCGGCAAATGCCTGACGGCGGCGGATATCGCGCGCGAATATGGCATCGACGCAAGCGCCGTCACGCGTCTGATCGACCGGCTGGAGAAGCGCGGGCTGCTTTCGCGGCTGCGCAGCGAGGAAGACCGGCGCGTCGTGCGTCTCGCGCTCACGGACGAAGGCCACGCCACAGCCGAAAAGATTCCCGCCATCTTCACGCGCGTACTGGATCACCTGCTGGCGGGCTTCACGCCCGAGGAAGTGGGCTTCCTGAAAAGCATGCTCCGGCGCATTCTGGCGAACTCGTGCGATCCGTCGGTCGCATCACTGCTCGGCGGCAGCGAAAAGCCCGCCACGTCATTGCGATGA